One window of Leptospira yasudae genomic DNA carries:
- a CDS encoding DUF1554 domain-containing protein, translating into MLLALLNSNSGGGTTDPVLSYKFLFVTTTPSGGSLGTVTGADTMCANEKNSNFSSLPGTGSDYKALIVSNVAPVRQACTAAYCTNPAQNIGWVLLPNQDYYKGSTSSPVKVFTTNAAGIVVFPTPGLSANIDPGGAVEWWTGLAQDWTTSGGDICNNWSNGTGVFTGMYGAGNVTNENSIGSLFGDACNTPRRLVCVRQ; encoded by the coding sequence TTGCTGCTTGCACTTTTGAATTCGAATAGCGGCGGTGGAACGACCGATCCGGTCCTTTCCTATAAATTTCTTTTCGTCACCACAACTCCTTCGGGTGGTTCGCTCGGAACCGTGACCGGTGCCGACACTATGTGCGCAAATGAAAAGAACTCAAATTTTTCTTCTTTGCCGGGAACGGGGAGCGATTACAAGGCTTTGATTGTGTCGAACGTGGCTCCGGTGCGCCAGGCGTGTACGGCCGCCTATTGTACGAACCCGGCTCAAAATATCGGTTGGGTGCTTTTGCCGAATCAGGACTATTACAAAGGATCGACAAGTTCGCCGGTGAAAGTGTTTACCACGAACGCGGCGGGGATCGTTGTTTTTCCAACGCCGGGTTTATCGGCAAATATCGATCCGGGCGGCGCCGTGGAATGGTGGACCGGGCTTGCGCAAGACTGGACGACCAGCGGAGGTGATATTTGCAATAACTGGTCGAATGGAACCGGTGTTTTTACGGGAATGTATGGCGCCGGAAACGTAACGAATGAAAATTCGATCGGTTCCCTTTTCGGAGACGCATGCAATACGCCGAGAAGACTCGTGTGCGTTCGGCAGTAA